Proteins from a single region of Prosthecodimorpha staleyi:
- the hslU gene encoding ATP-dependent protease ATPase subunit HslU: MTSFSPREIVSELDRYIVGQKDAKRAVAVALRNRWRRQQLQGAMRDEVLPKNILMIGPTGVGKTEISRRLAKLANAPFLKIEATKFTEVGYVGRDVESIVRDLVEVGIGLVKAAKREQVQAKAHLSAEERVLDALVGKGASPATREAFRAKLRAGELDDKEIEIEVAPAGPGAGMPNFEMPNLPGGVGVINIGEMIGKALGGNRKPRRVQVKDSHKLLIAEESDKLLDQDQVVQEAIRAVEDDGIVFLDEIDKICARSDSVRGGADVSREGVQRDLLPLIEGTTVATKYGPVKTDHILFIASGAFHVATPADLLPELQGRLPIRVELKPLDREDFRRILTETEASLIKQYVALLRTEGVELVFTDDCIDEIASVAVDINATVENIGARRLQTVMERILDDISFTAADQSGQTITVDRAYVRAHIGDLAKNADLSRFIL; this comes from the coding sequence ATGACCAGTTTCTCCCCGCGCGAAATCGTCTCCGAACTCGACCGCTACATCGTCGGCCAGAAGGACGCCAAGCGCGCCGTCGCGGTCGCGCTCCGGAACCGCTGGCGCCGCCAGCAGCTCCAGGGCGCCATGCGCGACGAGGTGCTGCCGAAGAACATCCTGATGATCGGCCCGACCGGCGTCGGCAAGACCGAGATCTCGCGCCGGCTGGCCAAGCTCGCCAACGCGCCCTTCCTGAAGATCGAGGCGACCAAGTTCACCGAGGTCGGCTATGTCGGCCGCGACGTGGAGAGCATCGTGCGCGACCTGGTCGAGGTCGGCATCGGCCTCGTCAAGGCCGCCAAGCGCGAGCAGGTGCAGGCCAAGGCGCATCTCTCCGCCGAGGAGCGCGTGCTCGACGCGCTGGTCGGCAAGGGCGCCAGCCCGGCCACCCGGGAGGCCTTCCGGGCCAAGCTGCGCGCCGGCGAGCTCGACGACAAGGAGATCGAGATCGAGGTGGCGCCGGCCGGCCCGGGCGCCGGCATGCCGAATTTCGAGATGCCCAACCTGCCGGGCGGCGTCGGCGTGATCAATATCGGCGAGATGATCGGCAAGGCCCTCGGCGGCAACCGGAAACCGCGGCGCGTGCAGGTCAAGGACAGCCACAAGCTCCTGATCGCCGAGGAATCCGACAAGCTGCTCGATCAGGACCAGGTCGTCCAGGAGGCGATCCGGGCGGTCGAGGATGACGGCATCGTGTTCCTCGACGAGATCGACAAGATCTGCGCCCGGTCGGACAGCGTGCGCGGCGGCGCCGACGTCAGCCGCGAGGGCGTGCAGCGCGACCTGCTGCCGCTGATCGAAGGCACGACGGTGGCGACCAAATACGGGCCGGTGAAGACCGACCACATCCTGTTCATCGCCTCCGGCGCCTTCCATGTCGCCACCCCGGCCGACCTCCTGCCCGAGCTGCAGGGCCGCCTGCCGATCCGCGTCGAGCTGAAGCCGCTCGACCGTGAGGATTTCCGCCGCATCCTGACCGAGACCGAGGCCAGCCTGATCAAGCAGTATGTCGCGCTGTTGCGGACGGAGGGCGTCGAACTGGTCTTCACCGACGACTGCATCGACGAGATCGCCTCGGTCGCCGTCGACATCAACGCGACGGTCGAGAATATCGGTGCCCGCCGGCTGCAGACCGTCATGGAACGGATCCTCGACGATATCTCGTTCACGGCGGCGGACCAGTCCGGCCAGACCATCACGGTCGACCGCGCCTATGTCCGCGCCCATATCGGCGACCTGGCCAAGAACGCCGACCTGAGCCGGTTCATTTTGTGA
- a CDS encoding helix-turn-helix domain-containing protein — protein MTPFGAKLRELRRQRGVTLRQMAEGLGVSAAYLSALEHGKRGVPTWFMVQRIIAYFNVIWDEAEELQRLAEASDPRIVIDTSGLEPEATELANLLAARIRGLSKASLRDLTFRLRAAAAKDGV, from the coding sequence ATGACCCCGTTCGGCGCCAAGCTGCGCGAATTGCGCCGTCAGCGCGGCGTGACGCTGCGCCAGATGGCCGAGGGCCTCGGCGTCTCGGCCGCCTATCTGTCGGCGCTCGAACATGGCAAGCGCGGCGTGCCGACCTGGTTCATGGTCCAGCGCATCATCGCCTATTTCAACGTCATCTGGGACGAGGCCGAGGAGCTGCAGCGCCTCGCCGAGGCCTCCGACCCGCGCATCGTGATCGACACCTCGGGCCTCGAGCCCGAGGCGACCGAACTCGCCAACCTGCTCGCCGCCCGCATCCGCGGCCTGTCCAAGGCCTCCCTGCGCGACCTCACCTTCCGCCTGCGCGCCGCCGCCGCCAAGGACGGGGTCTGA
- a CDS encoding Smr/MutS family protein — protein sequence MSEEEKALWDKVAESVSPLLARRRRRKAAAPAPAEPLTEPVHDDAPVSAASPTAHPPPPRHPAPDASGTAGKPKAKPSPTPLAPIDTRTRRKLVRGTMAIEERLDLHGMTQHDAYRELRRFLAGAQARGARMVIVITGKGRSSSGPYALDGTERGILRRVVPQWLAMPDLRDVVIGFDEAHTAHGGAGALYVRLRRPRHLTIEIEP from the coding sequence TTGAGCGAGGAGGAGAAGGCGCTCTGGGACAAGGTGGCCGAATCGGTCTCCCCGCTCCTCGCCCGCCGCCGGCGCCGCAAGGCGGCCGCTCCCGCCCCGGCCGAACCGCTGACCGAGCCGGTCCACGACGATGCGCCCGTCTCGGCCGCCTCTCCGACCGCCCATCCGCCGCCGCCGCGCCATCCTGCGCCCGACGCATCCGGGACCGCCGGCAAGCCGAAGGCCAAGCCCTCGCCCACCCCGCTGGCCCCGATCGACACGCGCACCCGGCGCAAGCTGGTGCGCGGCACCATGGCGATCGAGGAACGGCTCGACCTGCACGGCATGACCCAGCACGACGCCTATCGCGAACTGCGCCGTTTTCTGGCCGGCGCGCAGGCCCGCGGCGCCCGCATGGTGATCGTGATCACCGGCAAGGGCCGTAGTTCGTCGGGGCCCTATGCGCTCGACGGCACCGAGCGCGGCATCCTGCGCCGGGTCGTGCCGCAATGGCTGGCCATGCCGGACCTGCGCGACGTGGTGATCGGCTTCGACGAGGCCCATACCGCCCATGGCGGCGCCGGTGCGCTCTATGTCCGCCTGCGCCGGCCGCGCCACCTGACGATCGAGATCGAGCCATGA
- the mltA gene encoding murein transglycosylase A, whose translation MPIGFRLRDLPFAALPGWAEDRHGEAMTAFLLSAARMIDEPPRTRALGVDGAALVRIARAALEAAPFDDRSARAFFEARFRPMAVEPAEGTPFLTGYFEPEVDGSRVPSARFTVPLYRRPDDLVDIRDHNRPPGLDPAFAFARSSPDGIVPYHDRAAIEDGVLAGRGLELVYLEDPVEAYFIHVQGSARIRLADSGTLRVTYDGKAGWPYTSIGRLLVERGVAPAAEMTADRLIAWLKADPARGRALMRENRSYIFFRETPDLDPGLGAVAAAGVQITPGRSLAVDRLLHTFGTPIYLDADLPLGSDGALTPFRRLMMAQDTGSAIVGPARGDVFVGCGADAGRRAGLIRHAPRAFVLLVPKE comes from the coding sequence ATGCCGATCGGTTTCCGCCTTCGCGACCTGCCCTTCGCCGCCCTCCCCGGCTGGGCCGAGGATCGTCACGGCGAGGCCATGACGGCCTTCCTGCTCTCCGCCGCCCGGATGATCGACGAGCCGCCGCGGACCCGGGCGCTCGGCGTCGACGGCGCGGCGCTCGTCCGTATCGCACGCGCCGCCCTGGAGGCGGCGCCCTTCGACGACCGGTCGGCACGCGCCTTCTTCGAGGCCCGGTTTCGCCCGATGGCGGTCGAGCCGGCCGAGGGCACGCCCTTCCTGACCGGCTATTTCGAGCCGGAAGTCGACGGTTCGCGCGTCCCCTCCGCCCGCTTCACGGTGCCGCTGTACCGGCGCCCTGACGATCTCGTCGACATCCGCGACCACAACCGGCCGCCCGGCCTCGATCCGGCCTTCGCCTTCGCCCGGTCGAGCCCGGACGGGATCGTGCCCTATCACGACCGGGCCGCGATCGAGGACGGCGTGCTGGCCGGCCGCGGGCTCGAACTGGTCTATCTGGAGGACCCGGTCGAGGCCTATTTCATCCATGTCCAGGGCTCGGCCCGCATCCGTCTCGCCGATAGCGGCACCCTGCGGGTGACCTATGACGGCAAGGCCGGCTGGCCCTATACGTCGATCGGCCGGCTGCTTGTCGAACGCGGCGTTGCGCCGGCCGCGGAGATGACCGCCGACCGGCTGATCGCCTGGCTGAAGGCCGATCCGGCGCGCGGCCGGGCGCTGATGCGCGAGAACCGCTCCTACATCTTCTTCCGCGAGACGCCGGACCTCGATCCCGGCCTCGGCGCGGTCGCGGCGGCGGGGGTGCAGATCACGCCTGGCCGGTCGCTGGCGGTCGACCGGCTGCTGCACACCTTCGGCACGCCGATCTACCTCGATGCCGACCTGCCGCTCGGGTCCGACGGCGCACTGACGCCGTTCCGACGGCTGATGATGGCCCAGGATACCGGCTCGGCCATCGTCGGGCCGGCGCGCGGCGATGTCTTCGTCGGCTGCGGCGCGGATGCGGGACGTCGCGCCGGCTTGATCCGGCACGCGCCCCGTGCCTTCGTGCTGCTCGTGCCGAAGGAGTGA